DNA from Solanum stenotomum isolate F172 chromosome 3, ASM1918654v1, whole genome shotgun sequence:
tcaccattttgttgaagatcatgtgaaatatgttttgttcGGTCTCCTTTGATATGTCCTCCCTTTAATTGAGCTATGCAAGCAACATTATCTTCATACAATATTGTTGAAATCTTTGTTTGCACATAAAGACCGCATAATTGCAAAATGTGTTGAGTCATTGATCTTAACCATACACACTCTCGACTGGCTTCATGAATGGCTATTATCTCtgtatgatttgaagaagtagcaACAATTGTTTGCTTCATCGAATGCCATGATATAGTAATATCTCCATATGTGAATAAATAACCTGTTTGAGATCGGGCTTTATGTGCATCAGACAAATAGCCAGCATCTGCATAACTGATCAATTCTGACTTGGATGCATTAGAATATAACAATCCCATTTCAATTATTCCTTGAAGATATCTGAATATATGCTTAAAACCTTTCCAATGTCTTCTTGTTGGACATGAGCTGAATCTTGCCAATAAACTTACTGCGAAACAAATATCTGGTCGGGTATTGTTGGCTAGGTACATTAGTGCCCCAATAGCACTAAGATATGGTGTTTCATCACCAAGAATCTCTTCATCCTTTTCTTGAGGTCGGAATGGATCTTTATTTATATCGAGAGATCTCACAACCATCGGGGTACTCAATGGGTGTGATTTATTCATGTAAAATCGCTTCAAAACCTTTTCAGTATATGTTGATTGATGGATAAATATTCCACTTTTCAAATGTTCAATCTGAAGgccaagacaaaattttgtctttccaagatctttcatttcaaattctttcttcaAATACTCAACGACTTTTGAAAGCTCTGTAGGAGTTCCAATGATGTTCAAGTTATCAacataaacatatattattacaaattcatattttgaccttcgtataaaaatacaatgacAAATATGGTCATTCTTATACCATTCTTTTAACAAATATTCGCAAAGACGATTATACCACATTCGCCCTGattgtttcaatccatataaggatTTCTGAAGCTTTATTgaacaattttcttttgaattttcatatgtttCAGGCACTTTGAGTGCTTTAgggattttcataaaaatattgtggTCTAGTGAGCGATATAAATAGGCCGTGACAACGTCCATTAGATGCATTTCAAGCTTTTCATGAACTGTCATATTTATTAGATACCTGAAGGTAATTGCATCTACCACAGGAGAATATGTCTTCTCATAATCAATGCCAGGTCTTTGCGAAAATCCTTGTGCCACAAGTCGTGCTTTATATCTTACGACTTTACCATTTTCATTGCGTTTTCGCACAAAAACCCACCAACTAGCTTGACACCTTCAGAGGTTCGGACTATTGGTCCAAAAACTTCACAtttttcaagttaagccaaTTCTGTTTGAATTGCTTCCTTCTATTTTGGCCAACCATTTCTCTGTCTACATTCATTGGCAGATCGTGGTTCTAAATCCTCATCTTGTTGCATTATTTCAACTGCAACAttataggaaaaaatattatccaCCACAATATTATTTCGATTCCACATTTTTCTCGTCGAGACataatttatagagatttcttcattctcattattttcagGTACAAGGACCTCCTCTGTGGTGTCTTCATTTATTATGTCTCAGAGCTCTTCATGAGCAATTGCCTCTATATTATGATCATCTTGATCATTTATGCCTTTCCTTTTTCAAGGATTTTTATCCTTGGAACCAATTGGTGTACCACGTTTTAAGCGTGGTCCAGACTCATGTGCCTTAACATTTTGTCCTATCGGGACATCAACTCGAACTTGAGCACTAGCAGCTGGGATATATGATTTAGTAACCCGTGAAAGGTTAGTAAATGCATCCGGCAATTGATTTGCAATATTCtgcaaataaattatcttttgaactTCTTGATCACATTGATTTGTTCAAGGATCTAAATGAGACAGTGAAAGTGAATTCCAATCTATCTCATTTcccaatttcttttgttctCCCCCTAGTGTTGGGTATactgattcatcaaaatgacaATCAGCAAACCTTGTCGTAAATAAATCTCCAGTTCTAGgttccaaatattttataatagaatGACATTCATACCCAACATATATCCCCAACCTTCTTTAGGGACCCATCTTTGTGCGTTGTGGTGGAGCAATTGGAACATATACCGCACAACCAAAGATTCTAAGATGGGAAATGTTTGGCTCTTGACCAAAAACCAATTGTAATGGGGAGATGTCATGATAACTGGTTGGCCTTATGCGCACAAGTGACGCTGCATGCAAAATAGCATGCCCCTAAACCGAAACATGCAACTTTGTTCTCATCAGCAATGATCTAGCTATCAATTGAAGACGTTTAATCAATGACTCTGCTAAACCATTTTGAGTATGAACATGTGCAACAGGAATTTCAATTGTTATTCCAGTGGATaaacaataatcattaaatGCTTGAGATGTAAACTCACTAGCATTATCAAGACAAATTGTTTTAATTGCATAATCTGGAAATTGTGATTTTAACCTTATTATTTGAGCCAACAACCTCGCAAAAGCCATATTGTGAGTTGATAATAAGCACACATGAGACCATCTTGTAGATGCATCTATCAAGACCATATAGTATTTAAATGGTCCACATGCAGGGTGAATAGGCCCATATATATCACCCTGTATTCGTTCCAGAAATGCGGGAGATTTCACTTCAACCTTAGTCATTGATGGTTTGATAACCAACTTTCCTTGTGAACAAGCAGCACAAGAGAATTCCTTTGATTGAAGAACATTTTGGTTCTTCAAACTATGCCCATGTGAATTCTCAATTATTCTGCGCATCATATTATAACCGGGATGGCCCAACCGGTCATgtcaaatgataaaatcattagaaCCAGTAAACCTTTTGTTTACTATGGCATGTGTTTCAACTGTACCGATATTTGTATGGTACAACCCATAAGAGAGTGCTTGCAATTTTTCATGCACAGTTTTCTTCTCCGCATTTATTGTAGTAATATAAAGGTATTCAACATTTTCTTCATTCGCAGTCTCAACATGATAGCCATTTTGGCGAATAACCTTGAAACTTAACAAGTTTCTATGAGATTTACTACAATACAATGCATTATCAATTACCAATAATGTTCCTCCAGGTAGTAATAAGGCTGCTCTTCCAGAGCCCTCAATCAATTTTGTACTACCAGATATTGTATTAACATATGCCTTTTTCATTATCAAATGatagaaatatttcttttctcttagt
Protein-coding regions in this window:
- the LOC125858807 gene encoding secreted RxLR effector protein 161-like — encoded protein: MVVRSLDINKDPFRPQEKDEEILGDETPYLSAIGALMYLANNTRPDICFAVSLLARFSSCPTRRHWKGFKHIFRYLQGIIEMGLLYSNASKSELISYADAGYLSDAHKARSQTGYLFTYGDITISWHSMKQTIVATSSNHTEIIAIHEASRECVWLRSMTQHILQLCGLYVQTKISTILYEDNVACIAQLKGGHIKGDRTKHISHDLQQNGEINVQQIRSSDNLAYLFTKALPTSTFEKLRYKIGMRRL